Below is a window of Demequina muriae DNA.
CGCGATGTCCTCGAGCACCACCACGAACTCGTCGCCGCCGAGGCGGGCGACCGTGTCGCCTGCCCGCACCGCGTGCTGGATGCGACGGGCGAGCTCCACGAGGAGGGTGTCGCCGGCCTCATGGCCCAGCGAGTCGTTGATGAGCTTGAAGTGGTCGATGTCCAGGAACAGGCACGCGACGGTGGTGTCGCGCTCCCGGTGGGCGTCGAGGGAGACCGTGAGTCGTTCCAGGACGAGCGCGCGGTTCGCGAGCCCCGTGAGGGGATCGTGGAGGGTCCGCCGCGACAGCAGGTCCTTGGCCTTGCGCACCTCGGTGACGTCCTCGATCTGGGCGACGTAGCGTGCGTCGCCCGCGTCGTCCACCACCTTCGACACGGTGGAGCGTGTCCAGACCACGTCCCCTGAGCGGTGCAGCAGCCTCTTGTTGACCTGGTACGAGTCGTGGTGTCCCGCGACGAGCTGATGCACGAGCTCGCGCTCGCGGCTCACGTCGTCGGGATGCGTGAGCGATTCCGCCCGTCGTCCCTCGAGCACCGCACCGTCGTGACCGAACATGTGGGTGAACGCCCGGTTGACGGACACGACCTTCCCCTCGGCATCGGCGATGAGCATGCCGATGGGCGAGTCGTGAAAGGTCTGGTGAAACAGCAGATCGTGGTGCGCCATCCCGTGCCCCCTTGTGTCACGGTCGTGACGGGGGACAAATCCCGCCGTCACCAGGCTTTATCGGCACGAATGCCCGTCGCATGAGCGCGGGCCCACTCGTGGGAGGATAGGTGTTCCGCATCACTCGACCCGAGGAAACGCCACGACTGTGACCACCGATCCCCGCATCGTGCCTGCCGCGACCGCGCCGGAGCTCCTGAGGAACTTCTGCATCATCGCGCACATCGACCACGGCAAGTCGACGCTCGCCGACCGCATGCTCGGCATCACCGGCGTGCTCGAGGAGCGTCTGCAGAAGGCGCAGTACCTCGACCGCATGGACATCGAGCGCGAGCGCGGCATCACCATCAAGTCGCAGGCAGTGCGGATGCCGTGGGACGTCGAGGGCAGCCCGTTCGCGCTCAACATGATCGACACCCCTGGCCACGTGGACTTCACCTACGAGGTGTCGCGGTCGCTCGCGGCGTGCGAAGGTGCGGTGCTCCTCGTCGATGCGGCCCAGGGCATCGAGGCGCAGACGCTCGCCAACCTGTACCTGGCGATGGAGAACGACCTCACCATCATTCCGGTGCTCAACAAGATCGACCTGCCGTCGGCCGACCCGGACCGCTACGCGGCCGAGCTCGCCCAGCTGATCGGCTGCGACGTCGACGACGTCCTGCGCGTCAGCGGCAAGACGGGCGAGGGCGTGCCCGAGCTCCTCGACCGAGTGGTGCGCGACATCCCGCACCCCGTCGGCGACGCCGACGCGCCCACGCGCGCCATGATCTTCGACTCGGTCTATGACTCCTACCGTGGCGTCGTCACGTACGTCCGGGTGGTGGACGGCGACCTCAAGCCTCGCGAGAAGATCGCGATGATGTCCACGCTCGCCACCCACGACCTGCTCGAGATCGGCGTGATCTCCCCGGAGCCCACACCCACCAAGGGGCTCGGCGTCGGCGAGGTGGGCTACCTCATCACCGGCGTGAAGGACGTGCGCCTGTCCAAGGTCGGCGACACCGTGACGCGCGCGAAGGGCCGCGCCGAGACGTCGCTGGGCGGCTATCGCGACCCTCGCCCGATGGTCTATTCCGGGCTGTTCCCGCTCGACGGCTCGGACTTCCCGGTGCTGCGCGACGCCCTCGACAAGCTGCAGCTCAACGATGCCGCGCTCGTGTACGAGCCCGAGAGCTCGGTGGCGCTGGGCTTCGGCTTCCGCTGCGGCTACCTGGGACTGCTCCACCTCGAGATCGTGCGCGACCGGCTCGAGCGCGAGTTCAACCTCGACCTCATCTCCACGGCCCCGAACGTGGTCTACACGGTCAAGATGGAGGACGGCAAGGAGATCACGGTCACCAATCCGTCCGAGTTCCCGGGCGGCAAGATCGCCGAGGTCCGCGAGCCCATCGTGAAGGCCACGATCCTCGTCCCGAGCGAGTTCATCGGGTCGGTCATGGAGCTGTGCCAGGAGCGCAGGGGCCAGATGGGCACCATGAACTACATCAGCGAGACGCGCGTCGAGATGCACTACACGCTGCCGCTGGCCGAGATCGTGTTCGACTTCTTCGACCAGCTCAAGTCCCGCACCAAGGGCTACGCGAGCCTCGACTACGAGCCCGCGGGTGACGAGGCAGCCGATCTCGTCAAGGTCGACATCCTGCTGCAGAGCGAGCAGGTGGACGCGTTCAGCGCCATCGTCCACAAGGACGCGGCCTATGCCTACGGCGTGTCCATGGTGGGCAAGCTGAAGGACCTCATCGATCGCCAGCAGTTCGAGGTTCCCATCCAGGCGGCCATCGGTGCCCGGATCATCGCGCGCGAGACCATCCGCGCCATCCGCAAGGACGTGCTCGCCAAGTGCTACGGCGGCGACATCTCCCGCAAGCGCAAGCTGCTCGAGAAGCAGAAGGCGGGCAAGAAGCGCATGAAGAACATCGGTTCGGTCGAGGTGCCGCCCGAGGCGTTCATCGCCGCGCTGTCCACTTCTGACGACAGCGCCGCCAAGGGCAAGAAGAAGTAGCGGTGGGCGACGCCCTGTCCGCCCCCTCCCTGTCGCAGCACGAGGGCGGCAGGCGCGACTTCGGCGTGTACATCCACGTGCCGTTCTGTGCGGTGCGGTGCGGCTACTGCGACTTCAACACGTACGCGCCAGGCGAGAGCGAGTTCTCCTCGCGAGACGACTACGTGGGTGCGGCGCTGGGCGAGATGGCGCTCGCTCGCACCGTGATGGCAGGCGACGATCGCCCGGCACGCACCGTCTTCGTCGGCGGTGGCACCCCGACCATGCTCGATGCGGGCGCGCTCGCCGCCCTGCTCGACGGGGTGTGCGAGACCTGGGGCCTTGCCGCCGATGCCGAGGTCACCACCGAGGCCAACCCTGACTCGGTGACGCGCGAGTCCTTGTCAGCCCTCGCATCGGCCGGCTTCACGCGGGTGTCGTTCGGGATGCAGTCCGCAGTGCCGCACGTCCTGGCAACGCTGGAGCGCACCCACCGGCCCGAGAACGTCGAGCGCGCCATCACGTGGGCCAAGGAGGCCGGCCTCGCGACCAGCCTCGACCTCATCTACGGCACCCCGGGCGAGTCGCTCGCGGACTGGCACGCGAGCCTCGACGCAGCGATCGCGCTGGAGCCCGACCACGTCAGCGCCTACGCCCTGGTGATCGAGCCCGGCACCCGCATGGGCACCCAGCTGCGCAGGGGCGAGATCCAGGCGGTGGACCTCGACACCCAGGCGGACATGTACGAGGCGGCCGATGCGCGCCTGGCCCAGGCGGGATACGCCTGGTACGAGGTCTCGAACTGGGCACGGACACCTGCAGACGCGTGCCGCCACAATGTCGCGTACTGGACCAGCCAGGACTGGTGGGGGATCGGGCCGGGGGCGCACAGCTACCTGGGCCCGCGCATCGGCGCGGATGGCGCCGATGCGCCCGCCGAGCGGTGGTGGAACGTCAAGCTGCCGCGCGTCTACGCGCAGCGTCTGCACGCGGGGGAGAGTCCGGAGGCCGAGCGCGAACCGCTCAGCCCGGCGGATCTCGCTCTCGAATCGGTGATGCTCAGGGTGCGCCTCGCGCAGGGGATGCCCATCGGGGACCTCCCCGAGACGCGCACTCAGGCCGTGGCCGCTCTCGTGGCCGACGGGGTGCTCGACGGCCGGGCGGCCATCGCAGGCATGCTGCTGCTGACGCTGCGGGGCCGACTGCTCGCGGATGCCGCAGTGCGCGCGCTCACCTGAGACAAGCGCACCGCAGCGTCGGATCAGCGGATGAAGCGGATCGTGAAGCCGATCGGGTAGTACTCGCCGGCATTCGCCTTGACGCCCGCGATGATCGAGATGACGAGCGCGTAGATTCCGTAGGCGAACAGCGCGGGCAGCGTGATGAGGAACCCGACGGTGAAGGTCACCAGGCCGATCACGATGGCGGAGATGCCCACCACGAGCAGCGTGAGCTGCAGGTTCAGGTTCTGCTTGCCGTGGTAGTCCACGAGGGCGCTGCGCTCGCGATACAGCAGCCACACCACGAGGGGCGCGACGAACGCGAGGGTGCCAGCGCTGAGGATGATCGCGGCGGCGGCGATGATGTGGACCAGCATCGCCCAGGTGCGAGCCTCTGACTCGAGCATCGGGGCGACGGTGGGTCCGGACGGCTGCGGAGAGTAGCCGGTGGGAGGCGGCCCGTGGGGCTCGGGCGCGCTCGGCGGGGTGGGGGTGCTGGGGGGTGTGTTCTCGCTCATGTGACCAGAGTGGCAGAGACGGCAAGGGCCCGCCATCGGTCTGACGACCGATGACGGGCCCTGAATTCCGTCGGGGTAGACCCCTGAGAACTACTTGACGATCGGCAGCGTGAACGGGTACTTGTACGGCTTTCCGCTGTTCGCAGCCATGGCGCCCTGGATGCCGAACACCAGTGCGGCGATGATCGCGGCGATCCAGATGATCCATCCGATGAACGGGATGACCGAGATGATGTACGCGATCGAGATGAGGATGCCGAAGTTGAGGGCCTTCTTGCCCTCCTCGTCGGCGAACGGGCTCTGGTCCTTGCCGATGAGCCAGAAGATCAGCGGGCCGAGGAAGCCGGTGAAGACCGTCGCGTGTGCGAGGGTGGCCATCGTGTACGGGTTCTGGCCCTGCGGCTGTCCGCCCGCGGCGGGCTGCTCGGGGGGCGGGGGAGTCGTGCTGTCAGTCATGCTTGTCTCACCACTTTGATCTCGTAGGGGTACGTCGCTGGATGCCCTCGTCGCACGGAGCGGAATGCCTGGAGGCACAGCGCGACCGCGACGATGAGGATCACCAACTGGGCCAATGTACCGAGAAACGCCAGCAAAGGCACGAGTTCTCGGACGAGCGTGGCGACCACGAACCCGGCAAGTACCAGGAATCCGAAGTTTGTCGCAGTTGCGGCTTCGCGCGCGGCCCACGGTTCGCTCCTGCGTCGCGACACGTAGACGATCCACGGCACGAGCGGACCGGCCATCGCCCCCAGGTGCGCGACGCTCGCCAGCGCGGTGTCCCGGCCGGGGGTGGCGACGGCGTCTGCGGGCTCCCTCATGGGGCCACGCTACCGTCCAGAGGTCCGCGTTAGAATTGGCACTCGAACCAGTCGAGTGCCAACGCGAACGGGTCCCCAGGGGGAGGTGTGTGAAGTGAGTGAGGAACGCAGGCGCGCCGTGCTGCACGCGATCGTCGAGGGCTACGTGTCCACGTCCGAGCCCGTGGGGTCGAGGGCGCTGGCGGCGTCGTCGGTGCTGGGGGTGTCGTCGGCGACGATCCGCAACGACATGGCCGCTCTCGAGGAGGACGGGCTCATCGCCCAGCCGCACACGAGCGCAGGACGCATTCCCACCGACGCCGGCTACCGCTCTTTCGTCGACCACCTCGCCGCATCGGCGCTGCAGGACCCCCACAAGCGCGCCATCCAGACGTTCCTGTCCGATGCCGTCGACCTCAACGACGTCGTGGAGCGGTCGGTCCGCCTGCTGAGCCAGCTCACGCGCCAGGTTGCGGTGGTGCAGTACCCGAGCCTGCGCGAGTCCGCGGTGCGTCGGGTCGAACTGGTGAGGATCGGCACGGATCGCGCGCTGGTGGTCGTGGTCTCGGCCGATGCCAGGGTCGAGCAGTCCACGATCTCGCTCGGCGGCGAGACCCCCGACGAGGAGTTCGAGCGCGTCGCTCGCGAGATCAACGAGGCGTCTGTCGGGCACACCCCTGCGGCACTCCAGCGTTCGCTCGACGGCTGGGTGGCCCGCCCCTCCCAGGTGGCGTGGGCCCAGTCAGTCGCCGATGCGGTGGTCGCTGCGGCGCGCGGCGGCACCGTGGAGCGCGTGGTCTTCGCCGGCGCCGCTAACCTGGCACGTGCGGGTGCGGGCTTCGAGTCGGATGCGATCGGCTCGGTGCTCGACGCACTCGAGGAACAAGTGGTGCTGCTTCGGTTGTTGCACGAGATGGCTGCTGATGGCCACGACATCGCCGTGCGCATCGGCGCCGAGACCAAGAACGAGGCTTTGGCGCGCACATCGATCGTCGCTGCGGGCTACGGACCGGGCGGGGACGCGACGTCCCTGCTGGGGGCGCTTGGCCCCACCCGCATGGACTACCCAGGGACGATGGCCGCCGTGCGAGCCGTCGCCCGCTACCTCTCAAGAGTCGTGGAGAACGAGTGAAGGACTACTACGCCACCTTGGGCGTCTCGCGAGACGCCTCCGAGGCAGAGATCAAGAAGGCCTACCGCAAGCTCGCGCGCGAGCACCATCCTGACGTGGCGGGCCCCGATGCGGGCGACCACTTCAAGAACGTGGCTGCCGCCTACGAGGTCCTCGGCAACGCCGACAAGCGCGCGCAATACGACCGCGGCGTCGACCCTCGCTCCGCGTCGGGCGGCCAGAGCGGCCCGCAGGGATACGGTTTCGAGGACATCTTCGAGCAGTTCTTCGGCGGCTCCGGCGGTCCGTTCGGGGGAGCGCAGCAGCGTGGCCCGGCGTCGCGGACCCAGCGCGGCGGGGACACCTTGGTGCAGACCACCGTCACTCTCGAAGAGGCAGTGTTCGGCGTCACTCGAGAGGTGCAGGTCGACCTCGCCGACAGGTGCGAGACGTGTCAGGGCTCGTGCTGCGCACCGGGAACGTCTCCCGAGACCTGCCGGCAGTGCAACGGCGCGGGCATGATTCAGCGCACCGCGCGATCGCTGCTCGGACCGGTCATGACGACGTCACCGTGCCCCGGCTGCGGCGGCTACGGCACGATCATCCGTCAGCCCTGCGCCGACTGCTCGGGCCAAGGACGCACGCACTCGCGTCACACGATCTCCGTCGACATCCCGGCGGGCGTCGAGACGGGCACGCGGATCCGGCTTCCGAACCGCGGCGACGCGGGCACGGGCGGCGGGTCCAAGGGCGACCTGTACATCGAGATCCGCGAGAAGCAGCACCCCACGTTCGAGCGGCGCGGGGACGACCTGCACTGCACGGTCGAGGTGCCGATGACCGCCGCGGCGCTGGGCGCAACCATGGGCGTCGACACCTTCGACGGCGAGCAGCAGATCGACGTCAGGCCCGGAACGCATGCCGGCTCGACCGTACGGCTGCGAGGTCTCGGTGTGGGCCGCCTCCAGCGCGGCAGCCGCGGCGACCTGTTCGTGCACCTCGACATCCAGACGCCAGAGGACCTGGACGACGAGCAGCGCGACCTGATGCGTCGTCTCGCCGAGCTGCGAGGCGAGGAGATGCCCGAGGCGACGCTCGCGCCCATCGGCGGCGGCGTGTTCTCGCGACTGCGCGACGCGTTCAAGCCTCGCTGACGCCGCCATGAGCGCCCCGGTGTTCCTCAGCGACGCGGCGGCCGATGCGCGCCCCGGCGACGTGATCGCCGTCACCGGTGATGAGGCGCGGCATGCGGTGACGGTTCAGCGCCGAGCCCCAGGCGAGACCGTCGACGTCGTCGACGGTGCGGGACGACGTGCCCGCGGCGTGATCGCCGAGACGAGCGCCGACCAGATGCGCGTGCGCGTGGAATCGGTGTCCAGCGACGATGACCCCGAGGTGGTGCTGGTGCAGGCGCTGGCGAAGGGCGGCCGCGACGAGCAGGCCGTCGAGGCCGCGATCGAGCTCGGGGCCACCCGCATCGTCCCGTGGGCCGCGTCCCGCTGCATCGTGCAATGGCGCGGGGCGAAAGCGGACAAGGCGCGGGGGAGATGGCAGTCGCTCGTCGTCGCCGCGACCAAGCAGTCGCGACGTGCGCTCGTCGCGACGGTGGACCCGCAGGTCTCGTCCGCTGAACTCGCTCGGCTCGTGCGCGATGCCGTGGCGCGCGGGGAGCGGGTACTGGTGCTGCACGAGTCGGCGACCGCCGGCCTCGCCACGCTGGCGTGGGACGGTTCGGCCCCGACGGTGTGGTTGGTGGTGGGGCCTGAGGGCGGCATCTCCGACGGCGAGCTCGCCGCGCTCACGGACGCGGGCGCCGAGGCCGTGGTGCTCGGGCCCCACGTGCTGCGCGCGTCGACGGCCGGTCCCGCCGCTCTCGCGGCGCTCGCGGTGGCCCGCGGCACCTGGCCCGGCGCCGACGGGTCCGACGACCAGGCCGACGGGGGCCTACGCTAGCCATATGAGTGACGACTGCCTGTTCTGCACGATCATCGCCGGTGACATTCCCGGCGACATGGTTCTCGAGACCGAGCGCGTGGTGGCCTTCCGAGACATCGCGCCCAAGGCGCCGGTGCATGTGCTGGTGGTGCCCCGCGCCCATGTGCCGAATGTCGCCGCCGCCGCCCGCGAGATCCCTGAGGTGCTCGCTGAGATGGCAGAGGTCGCACAGCGGATCGCGGACGCCGAATGCGGCGGGCAGTTCCGGTGGATCTTCAACACCGGCGCGCGCGCTGGCCAGAGCGTCTTCCACGTGCACGGTCACGTGATCGGCGGGGGCGAGCTCGATTGGAACCCCGCGTGAGCCCGAACCGCATCGTGGTGGTCGACGACTCGGCCGAGATGACCGATCTGATGGGCAGCGGCGACGCCGTCATGAAGGAGATCGAGCGAGCCTTCGAGGACGTCGACTTCCACGTGCGGGGCAACGAGATCACGCTGACCGGGGATCCCGCCCAGGTCGCTGCGGCCGCCACGGCGATCGAGGAGCTGCGCTCCGTGCGCTCGGCTGGCGTCCCGTTGACGCCGGAAGTCGCCCGCGAGTCGACTCGCATGCTGAGCGCGGCGCGTGGCGTCGCTGCGGCCGCGGCGGGGGCCGGGGACACGGGTACGGTGGGCACTTCAGGAGACGCTGTCGCGAGCCGCCCCGTCGACGTGCTGTCGCGGTCGATCCTGTCCAGCCGGGGCCGCACGATCCGGCCCAAGACGCACGGCCAGGCCGAGTACGTGAGGGCGATCGAGACGCACACCGTGACGTTCGGCATCGGCCCGGCCGGCACCGGCAAGACGTACCTCGCCATGGCGCAGGCCGTGGCTGCGCTCCAGGCAAAGAAGGTCAACCGCATCGTGCTCACCAGGCCGGCGGTCGAGGCGGGGGAGCGGCTGGGGTTCCTGCCCGGGGGTCTCAACGAGAAGATCGACCCGTACCTGCGTCCCCTGTACGACGCGCTGCACGACATGGTGGACCCCGAGTCCATCCCGCGCCTGATGGAGGCGGGGTCGATCGAGGTGGCGCCGCTGGCATACATGCGCGGTCGCACGCTCAACGACGCGTTCGTGATCCTCGACGAGGCCCAGAACACCACTCGCGAGCAGATGAAGATGTTCCTCACCCGCCTGGGCTTCGGCTCGACGATGGTGGTGACCGGAGACGTGACGCAGGTCGACCTCCCCGGCGGCACCCAGTCCGGACTGCGCGCCTCGCGAGAGATCCTCGATGGGATCGACGACATCGCGTTCTGCGAACTCAACGCGGACGACGTGGTGCGACACCGGCTGGTGAGCGACATCATCACGGCGTACGCCAAGCTCGACGAGCGCAACGCACCGCGCGGCGGCGGCCAGCACCGACGCTTCGGCCACCAAGGGGGTTCCGCATGATCGACGTCAACAACGAGACGGACGTGAGCGTCGACGAGGTCGAGTTCGCCGAGCTCGCCACGTACGTCCTGAATGAGATGCACGTCGCCGACGGCGCGGAGCTCGCGATCCTGTTCGTCGACGAGGCCGCGATGGAGCAGCTGCATCTGCAGTGGATGGATGAGCCGGGACCCACTGATGTGCTCAGCTTCCCCATGGACGAGCTGCGTCCAGGCACGGCCGATGCGCCCACGCCGGCGGGGCTTCTCGGCGACATCGTCGTCTGTCCCACGGTCGCGGCACGTCAGGCCGCGACGGCCGGCCACACCCCCGAAGAGGAGATGCTCCTGCTCACCACCCACGGCATTCTGCACCTGCTCGGCTACGACCACGCCGAGCCAGAGGAGGAGAAGGAGATGTTCGCACTGCAGCGACGTCTGCTGCTCACCTTCCTCGCGGGACGTGCCTGACATGGGAGACGACGCGACCACCGCCGAGACGCACCGGAGCGGTTTCGCCTGCTTCGTGGGGCGCCCCAACGTCGGCAAGTCGACGCTGACCAACGCGCTCGTAGGCGAGAAGGTCGCGATCATGTCCTCGCGCCCGCAGACCACCCGGCGCGCCATCAGAGGCGTCCTCACTCGTGACGACGCGCAGCTGATCCTCGTGGACACCCCCGGACTCCACCGGCCGCGCACCCTGCTCGGTGAACGCCTCAACGACGTGGTCCGCGAGACCTTCAACGAGGTCGACGTCATCGGCTTCTGCCTGCCTGCCGACGAGAAGATCGGCCCGGGCGACAAGTGGATCGCTCGCGAGCTCAGCGAGGCGCGTGCTCCCGTCATCGCGATCGTCACCAAGGTCGACTCCGTGCCGAAGGCCCGCGTGGCCGAGCACCTCATGGCCGTGTCCGAGCTCGCCGACTGGGCCGAGGTCATCCCGGTGAGCGCGGTGGAGGACATTCAGGTGGATGTGCTCGCCGACCTGCTCGTCAAGTACCTGCCCAAGGGGCCGCCGCTGTACATCGACGGCGAAATCACCGACGAGCCCGAGGACGTGCGCGTCGCCGAGCTGATCCGTGAGGCCGCCCTGGAGGGAGTGCACGACGAGCTGCCGCACTCGATCGCGGTGATGATCGAGGAGATGGTGGAGCCCGACTCCCCGGAGGCCACCAAGGACGTGCTCGAGATTCGCGCCCAGCTGTTCGTTGAGCGTGACTCGCAGAAGGGCATCATCATCGGCCACAAGGGCGAACGGCTGCGCGACGTGGGTGCGACCGCCCGTGCGGGCATCGAGCGACTGCTCGGCCGTCGCGTCTACCTGGACCTGCATGTCAAGGTCGCCAAGGAGTGGCAGCGCGACCCCAAGCAGCTGGGCCGCATGGGCTTCTGACGTGACCGACTACTCGCGAGAGGATGCGTTCGAGGCGCTCGGTGCCGCACGTGACTCGGGCAGCAGGCGGCGGTGCCGCGAATGCGGGTTCGTCAACGCGGGCACCACGGTGTCCTGCGTCAGCTGCGGGGCCGATCTTGTGAACCACGGGGGTGGGGCAACCACGACGGAGGGCAGAGTGTCGCCCTATTCATACGCGGACTTCGAGTCCAGAGGGCGCTTCAGAGGGCCGGCCGGTGCTCACAACCGCTCCATCGGGAAGCATCGGCTCGCGAACCTTCAAGCGTCGCTGCTCGCCGTGGCGATAGTCCTCGGGGCAGGGGGGCTTGCCGTGCTCGGGGCGAGCGACAACCTTGCTCTCGGGTCGACGCTGCTCATCGTGTCTGTGGTGATCGGGGTAGGGCTCCGCGTGTGGAGCATCGCGGAGATCGCAAGCGTGCGGCATGACGGTGACGGGCTCCCGCTGCGCTGACGGCCCGGTTGGTGAGCATCGGCTATGGTGAACGCATGCGTGCACGCTCGCTTCTTCTTCGTCGCCGCGACGAGGCCTAACACCAGGCCGGCTCCTCGTCGCGGAGGCTGTCGCGCCGGCTGACTCTTCAGCCCAGACCCCGACGAAGGACCCCAGACATGAGCGATTACTACACCTCGGGCGATCAGACGCCCTCGGCGATGCCCATCCAGAAGTACCGCCCGTTCCACGAGCAGATCACGGTGGACCTGCCCGACCGCACGTGGCCCGACAAGCGCATCGAGAAGGCCCCGCGCTGGTGCGCCGTGGACC
It encodes the following:
- a CDS encoding DUF4870 domain-containing protein; the protein is MREPADAVATPGRDTALASVAHLGAMAGPLVPWIVYVSRRRSEPWAAREAATATNFGFLVLAGFVVATLVRELVPLLAFLGTLAQLVILIVAVALCLQAFRSVRRGHPATYPYEIKVVRQA
- the era gene encoding GTPase Era — encoded protein: MGDDATTAETHRSGFACFVGRPNVGKSTLTNALVGEKVAIMSSRPQTTRRAIRGVLTRDDAQLILVDTPGLHRPRTLLGERLNDVVRETFNEVDVIGFCLPADEKIGPGDKWIARELSEARAPVIAIVTKVDSVPKARVAEHLMAVSELADWAEVIPVSAVEDIQVDVLADLLVKYLPKGPPLYIDGEITDEPEDVRVAELIREAALEGVHDELPHSIAVMIEEMVEPDSPEATKDVLEIRAQLFVERDSQKGIIIGHKGERLRDVGATARAGIERLLGRRVYLDLHVKVAKEWQRDPKQLGRMGF
- a CDS encoding DUF4870 domain-containing protein, whose protein sequence is MSENTPPSTPTPPSAPEPHGPPPTGYSPQPSGPTVAPMLESEARTWAMLVHIIAAAAIILSAGTLAFVAPLVVWLLYRERSALVDYHGKQNLNLQLTLLVVGISAIVIGLVTFTVGFLITLPALFAYGIYALVISIIAGVKANAGEYYPIGFTIRFIR
- a CDS encoding PhoH family protein, which codes for MTDLMGSGDAVMKEIERAFEDVDFHVRGNEITLTGDPAQVAAAATAIEELRSVRSAGVPLTPEVARESTRMLSAARGVAAAAAGAGDTGTVGTSGDAVASRPVDVLSRSILSSRGRTIRPKTHGQAEYVRAIETHTVTFGIGPAGTGKTYLAMAQAVAALQAKKVNRIVLTRPAVEAGERLGFLPGGLNEKIDPYLRPLYDALHDMVDPESIPRLMEAGSIEVAPLAYMRGRTLNDAFVILDEAQNTTREQMKMFLTRLGFGSTMVVTGDVTQVDLPGGTQSGLRASREILDGIDDIAFCELNADDVVRHRLVSDIITAYAKLDERNAPRGGGQHRRFGHQGGSA
- the hemW gene encoding radical SAM family heme chaperone HemW; amino-acid sequence: MGDALSAPSLSQHEGGRRDFGVYIHVPFCAVRCGYCDFNTYAPGESEFSSRDDYVGAALGEMALARTVMAGDDRPARTVFVGGGTPTMLDAGALAALLDGVCETWGLAADAEVTTEANPDSVTRESLSALASAGFTRVSFGMQSAVPHVLATLERTHRPENVERAITWAKEAGLATSLDLIYGTPGESLADWHASLDAAIALEPDHVSAYALVIEPGTRMGTQLRRGEIQAVDLDTQADMYEAADARLAQAGYAWYEVSNWARTPADACRHNVAYWTSQDWWGIGPGAHSYLGPRIGADGADAPAERWWNVKLPRVYAQRLHAGESPEAEREPLSPADLALESVMLRVRLAQGMPIGDLPETRTQAVAALVADGVLDGRAAIAGMLLLTLRGRLLADAAVRALT
- the ybeY gene encoding rRNA maturation RNase YbeY, with translation MIDVNNETDVSVDEVEFAELATYVLNEMHVADGAELAILFVDEAAMEQLHLQWMDEPGPTDVLSFPMDELRPGTADAPTPAGLLGDIVVCPTVAARQAATAGHTPEEEMLLLTTHGILHLLGYDHAEPEEEKEMFALQRRLLLTFLAGRA
- the dnaJ gene encoding molecular chaperone DnaJ; amino-acid sequence: MKDYYATLGVSRDASEAEIKKAYRKLAREHHPDVAGPDAGDHFKNVAAAYEVLGNADKRAQYDRGVDPRSASGGQSGPQGYGFEDIFEQFFGGSGGPFGGAQQRGPASRTQRGGDTLVQTTVTLEEAVFGVTREVQVDLADRCETCQGSCCAPGTSPETCRQCNGAGMIQRTARSLLGPVMTTSPCPGCGGYGTIIRQPCADCSGQGRTHSRHTISVDIPAGVETGTRIRLPNRGDAGTGGGSKGDLYIEIREKQHPTFERRGDDLHCTVEVPMTAAALGATMGVDTFDGEQQIDVRPGTHAGSTVRLRGLGVGRLQRGSRGDLFVHLDIQTPEDLDDEQRDLMRRLAELRGEEMPEATLAPIGGGVFSRLRDAFKPR
- a CDS encoding 16S rRNA (uracil(1498)-N(3))-methyltransferase yields the protein MSAPVFLSDAAADARPGDVIAVTGDEARHAVTVQRRAPGETVDVVDGAGRRARGVIAETSADQMRVRVESVSSDDDPEVVLVQALAKGGRDEQAVEAAIELGATRIVPWAASRCIVQWRGAKADKARGRWQSLVVAATKQSRRALVATVDPQVSSAELARLVRDAVARGERVLVLHESATAGLATLAWDGSAPTVWLVVGPEGGISDGELAALTDAGAEAVVLGPHVLRASTAGPAALAALAVARGTWPGADGSDDQADGGLR
- the lepA gene encoding translation elongation factor 4, which encodes MTTDPRIVPAATAPELLRNFCIIAHIDHGKSTLADRMLGITGVLEERLQKAQYLDRMDIERERGITIKSQAVRMPWDVEGSPFALNMIDTPGHVDFTYEVSRSLAACEGAVLLVDAAQGIEAQTLANLYLAMENDLTIIPVLNKIDLPSADPDRYAAELAQLIGCDVDDVLRVSGKTGEGVPELLDRVVRDIPHPVGDADAPTRAMIFDSVYDSYRGVVTYVRVVDGDLKPREKIAMMSTLATHDLLEIGVISPEPTPTKGLGVGEVGYLITGVKDVRLSKVGDTVTRAKGRAETSLGGYRDPRPMVYSGLFPLDGSDFPVLRDALDKLQLNDAALVYEPESSVALGFGFRCGYLGLLHLEIVRDRLEREFNLDLISTAPNVVYTVKMEDGKEITVTNPSEFPGGKIAEVREPIVKATILVPSEFIGSVMELCQERRGQMGTMNYISETRVEMHYTLPLAEIVFDFFDQLKSRTKGYASLDYEPAGDEAADLVKVDILLQSEQVDAFSAIVHKDAAYAYGVSMVGKLKDLIDRQQFEVPIQAAIGARIIARETIRAIRKDVLAKCYGGDISRKRKLLEKQKAGKKRMKNIGSVEVPPEAFIAALSTSDDSAAKGKKK
- the hrcA gene encoding heat-inducible transcriptional repressor HrcA — encoded protein: MSEERRRAVLHAIVEGYVSTSEPVGSRALAASSVLGVSSATIRNDMAALEEDGLIAQPHTSAGRIPTDAGYRSFVDHLAASALQDPHKRAIQTFLSDAVDLNDVVERSVRLLSQLTRQVAVVQYPSLRESAVRRVELVRIGTDRALVVVVSADARVEQSTISLGGETPDEEFERVAREINEASVGHTPAALQRSLDGWVARPSQVAWAQSVADAVVAAARGGTVERVVFAGAANLARAGAGFESDAIGSVLDALEEQVVLLRLLHEMAADGHDIAVRIGAETKNEALARTSIVAAGYGPGGDATSLLGALGPTRMDYPGTMAAVRAVARYLSRVVENE
- a CDS encoding DUF4870 domain-containing protein, whose translation is MTDSTTPPPPEQPAAGGQPQGQNPYTMATLAHATVFTGFLGPLIFWLIGKDQSPFADEEGKKALNFGILISIAYIISVIPFIGWIIWIAAIIAALVFGIQGAMAANSGKPYKYPFTLPIVK
- a CDS encoding histidine triad nucleotide-binding protein, whose translation is MSDDCLFCTIIAGDIPGDMVLETERVVAFRDIAPKAPVHVLVVPRAHVPNVAAAAREIPEVLAEMAEVAQRIADAECGGQFRWIFNTGARAGQSVFHVHGHVIGGGELDWNPA